A single region of the Candidatus Binatia bacterium genome encodes:
- a CDS encoding substrate-binding domain-containing protein — protein sequence MAVARLAVAFLLFVAFYIPQCLHAQTRPQKITIGGAQSLVPLAEKFSARFRKDHPEIEVDIRRANSNYAVIATQAGEIQIGLVTRNLTAAEIAALHVEPVGHDAIIFLSYPWNQATSLTLEQLRKIYLGKITNWREVGGEDKGIVPLTREGSSALHTMFIDNLFGKGFNGSEKAFVLRANKEKILRTIKRVRGSLGYGIVGVEEAQDEGVKVLAINGKSPNEENIVQGAYPFTRPLLLIGKGPLDPPVQAWMRGFAKFAHRAEGER from the coding sequence ATGGCCGTAGCGCGACTCGCAGTCGCCTTCCTGCTTTTCGTCGCCTTTTATATTCCGCAGTGTCTCCACGCCCAGACACGGCCGCAGAAGATTACGATCGGCGGCGCGCAGTCCCTCGTCCCGCTGGCGGAGAAATTTTCCGCCCGCTTCCGCAAAGACCATCCTGAAATCGAGGTGGACATCCGCCGCGCCAACTCCAACTATGCCGTCATCGCGACGCAAGCCGGCGAGATCCAGATCGGCCTCGTAACGAGGAATCTCACCGCCGCCGAAATAGCCGCGCTCCACGTGGAGCCGGTCGGCCACGACGCGATCATTTTTCTGAGTTATCCGTGGAACCAGGCGACGAGCCTGACTTTGGAGCAACTCAGGAAGATTTACCTCGGAAAAATCACCAACTGGCGCGAGGTCGGCGGCGAAGACAAAGGCATTGTGCCGCTGACGCGCGAGGGCAGCTCCGCGCTCCATACGATGTTCATCGACAATCTTTTCGGCAAAGGCTTCAACGGCTCGGAAAAGGCCTTCGTTCTCCGCGCCAACAAAGAAAAGATCCTGCGCACGATCAAGCGCGTTCGCGGCTCGCTCGGTTACGGCATCGTCGGCGTGGAAGAGGCTCAGGACGAGGGAGTCAAGGTGCTGGCGATCAATGGAAAGTCTCCCAACGAGGAGAATATCGTCCAGGGCGCTTATCCGTTCACCCGGCCGCTGCTTCTGATCGGCAAGGGCCCGCTCGACCCGCCGGTCCAGGCATGGATGCGCGGGTTCGCGAAATTCGCCCATCGAGCCGAGGGCGAGCGATGA
- a CDS encoding penicillin acylase family protein, with product MRLTRNSTPETRNFFSAFFHPLFLCWLRKTQPQTRGEISLPELTKEVKVRWGPYCVPHLYASTQRDLFMAQGYLHAQERLWQMDMKRRFLCGRTAEVIGNRPIPCEGISVHIRDKGAVNLDYFFRLAGMRRAAEASLGRLPARLVEFLEAYSAGVNRYIETHLKSLPLEFRLLGYEPDPWRPEDSLTIAKGFAFFLSTSLFTRVTWTAIAEKLAGHPDKLHSLMPSYPAAGPSITRQIAADSRALLQFMSGTFEAAGWIAAGQGSNNWVVAPWRSATGGPLLCNDPHLRMEQPSFWYLIHLRAERDGKDEEEFDVRGASIPGSPCVHVGHNRQIAWGVTAALCDDADLYREKLHPAEPDTYLADGDWIRMRSEEEKIPVHGGKTVTKKIRFTRHGPLLSDFTRREDTDGAEEALAFKWTAHDPSRELCVLHGINRARDWKEFRESLSHQTAPTLNYVYADRSGNIGYSLAGSIPIRSARPSFLPLPGWGSESEWKGYIPFEELPCLYNPPEGAIATANNDIAAGGYAYHLSDLFDPPYRIRRIKELLAAKKKFSVADMAEIQQDGISTHGREITAILSPDLAALAEGNDALGKAAEKLLRWNGDCSPNSVEAALFQIFYHRLTGRLLQPALGENLYLAYLEIFNQSLFPVEQILRDSASPWFAQQPRPELVETSLRETCNELRGRLGDNMDQWTWGKIHTLTLSHPLDGNRLLRGFLSAGPFPASGDGVTINIGFYRRSKPYRQVVGPSLRMIIDLAALERSLFITSSGQSGHFLSPHYRDQTALWREGKYIRLSDDADVTDAPALILTPAD from the coding sequence ATGCGATTGACTCGAAACTCGACGCCCGAAACTCGAAACTTCTTTTCCGCATTCTTCCATCCCCTGTTCCTCTGCTGGCTGCGCAAGACACAGCCGCAGACGCGCGGCGAGATTTCGTTACCGGAGCTCACGAAAGAAGTAAAAGTCCGCTGGGGCCCCTATTGCGTCCCGCATCTTTACGCCTCCACTCAACGCGACCTGTTCATGGCGCAGGGATACCTTCACGCCCAGGAAAGACTCTGGCAGATGGATATGAAGCGCCGCTTTCTCTGCGGCCGCACGGCGGAAGTCATTGGAAACCGACCGATCCCGTGCGAAGGGATTTCCGTCCACATCCGCGACAAGGGCGCCGTCAATCTGGATTATTTTTTTCGTCTGGCGGGAATGCGCCGGGCCGCGGAGGCCTCGCTCGGCCGCTTGCCGGCGCGTCTCGTCGAATTTTTGGAGGCTTATAGCGCGGGCGTCAACCGCTACATCGAAACGCATCTCAAATCGTTGCCGCTGGAGTTTCGCCTGCTCGGCTACGAGCCCGATCCGTGGCGCCCCGAAGACAGTCTCACGATCGCCAAGGGATTCGCGTTTTTTCTTTCCACGTCTCTCTTCACGCGCGTCACCTGGACGGCCATAGCGGAAAAATTGGCCGGCCATCCGGATAAACTGCATTCCCTCATGCCGAGCTATCCGGCGGCCGGCCCCAGCATCACCCGTCAAATCGCGGCGGACTCGCGCGCGCTGCTCCAGTTCATGAGCGGCACTTTCGAGGCCGCCGGCTGGATCGCCGCCGGCCAGGGGAGCAACAACTGGGTGGTTGCTCCCTGGCGTTCCGCGACCGGCGGTCCGCTCCTGTGCAACGACCCGCATCTCAGAATGGAACAACCGTCCTTCTGGTACCTGATCCATTTACGGGCTGAGCGCGACGGAAAGGACGAAGAAGAGTTCGATGTTCGGGGCGCATCGATTCCAGGCTCCCCATGCGTCCACGTCGGCCACAACCGGCAGATCGCCTGGGGAGTCACCGCGGCGCTTTGCGACGACGCCGATCTCTATCGCGAAAAGCTCCACCCGGCGGAGCCCGACACGTACCTCGCCGACGGCGACTGGATCCGGATGCGCTCGGAAGAAGAAAAGATTCCCGTGCACGGCGGCAAAACCGTCACAAAGAAAATCCGCTTTACCCGGCACGGCCCGCTTCTCAGCGACTTCACGCGAAGAGAAGACACCGACGGCGCCGAGGAGGCCCTCGCCTTCAAATGGACGGCCCACGATCCAAGCCGCGAGCTATGCGTCCTTCACGGCATCAACCGGGCGCGCGACTGGAAGGAGTTCCGCGAGAGCCTTTCGCACCAGACGGCGCCGACGCTCAATTACGTTTACGCCGACCGGAGCGGCAATATCGGCTACAGCCTGGCCGGCAGCATTCCGATCCGTTCCGCGCGTCCGTCGTTTCTTCCTCTCCCGGGCTGGGGCTCCGAATCCGAATGGAAAGGTTATATCCCCTTCGAGGAGCTTCCCTGTCTTTATAATCCGCCCGAGGGCGCTATCGCCACGGCCAATAACGACATCGCGGCCGGGGGATATGCGTACCACCTATCCGACCTTTTCGATCCGCCCTACCGCATACGCCGCATCAAAGAATTGCTGGCGGCGAAAAAGAAGTTTTCCGTCGCGGACATGGCTGAAATTCAGCAGGACGGAATCTCAACGCACGGAAGAGAGATAACGGCGATTCTTAGCCCGGATCTCGCGGCGCTGGCGGAGGGAAACGACGCCCTCGGCAAGGCGGCGGAAAAATTGCTCCGTTGGAACGGCGATTGTTCGCCAAACAGCGTTGAGGCCGCGCTCTTCCAGATATTTTACCACCGCTTGACCGGCCGTCTGCTTCAGCCCGCGCTCGGAGAAAATCTATACCTCGCCTACCTGGAAATCTTCAACCAATCGCTCTTCCCGGTGGAACAAATTCTCCGCGATTCCGCCTCGCCCTGGTTCGCTCAGCAGCCGAGGCCGGAGCTGGTCGAAACAAGTCTGCGCGAGACCTGCAACGAACTGCGCGGCCGGCTGGGCGACAATATGGATCAGTGGACTTGGGGCAAGATCCACACGCTCACTCTGAGCCATCCATTAGATGGGAACCGACTGCTGCGCGGATTTCTCTCCGCCGGACCGTTCCCGGCGTCGGGAGACGGAGTCACGATCAACATCGGATTCTATCGCCGCTCCAAGCCCTACCGGCAGGTCGTCGGGCCGTCGCTCAGGATGATCATAGACCTGGCCGCCCTCGAACGTTCCCTATTCATCACGTCCTCGGGCCAGTCCGGCCATTTCTTGTCGCCGCACTATCGCGATCAGACGGCGCTGTGGCGAGAAGGAAAATATATCCGATTATCCGATGATGCAGATGTCACCGACGCGCCTGCATTGATCCTGACTCCGGCCGACTAG
- a CDS encoding ATP-binding protein, which yields MKSVLHKLLLSSLVIILLPMGLAILWTSNTLSTILERRFAEKSRAQAEQVELLLTEKRETAIGLVHWIAEMPGVREGLQKQDRATVFQLLLPLVGSVQMDFIEILDRNGRIFLRVHDPSVYGDTPPLAKDAQGLLHRTGEMSNYGVEERAGKAYLRAAESIEGNDILGVVIAGYALDRDLIKKLEQVAGGKIVVTVGNRTYTSDKPGKAAKRSSPAAAMSGGNQESEWHRSGPAAALEIRLPLVTDREAQGVISVFFPSREMTMAIRSLQQALLSVALIGIALAFSVSWIWGRRLTRPLKELVRGTEQVAAGNYSAAVGIDSKDEIGVLAASFNRMLEELGRSKAEVESYRRELERKFAERSKELADTEKKRAAMAHMIAHDLKNPLLGIKKTLERLDQTPPETNGGQRKKILQDLVSAGDLVLGMVNEMLDIYRSDFGDLPLALGPLRVDEPIQTSLRILGPEIEEKNLEIVVRSAAADIILTADKRRLTRLLINLLSNAIKFSPHQSRIQISTALVGSDEGRGPSAVIRVEDEGDGIPENDLPKIFDAFYSRDQGKLETGTGLGLPYCKLVAEAHRGKIWAESRPGGGFAVSVALPLNPEEEQQAYADQDHDRR from the coding sequence ATGAAAAGCGTCCTGCACAAACTGCTGCTCTCTTCCCTGGTGATCATTCTTCTGCCCATGGGCTTGGCGATCCTGTGGACGTCCAACACTCTTTCCACGATCCTGGAGCGGCGCTTTGCGGAAAAGTCGCGCGCCCAGGCGGAACAGGTCGAGCTTCTATTGACCGAAAAACGGGAAACCGCCATCGGCCTCGTCCACTGGATCGCGGAGATGCCGGGAGTCCGAGAGGGGCTGCAAAAACAGGACCGCGCGACGGTATTCCAACTCCTTCTGCCGTTGGTCGGCTCGGTCCAGATGGACTTTATCGAGATTCTGGATCGGAACGGCAGAATTTTTCTCCGCGTGCACGATCCCTCGGTATACGGCGACACTCCTCCGCTGGCGAAAGACGCCCAGGGACTGCTGCACAGAACCGGCGAGATGTCCAACTATGGCGTCGAGGAGCGCGCCGGCAAGGCCTACCTCCGCGCCGCGGAGAGCATCGAGGGCAACGACATCCTCGGCGTCGTCATCGCCGGCTATGCGCTCGACCGCGACCTGATCAAAAAACTGGAGCAGGTCGCCGGCGGAAAGATCGTCGTCACCGTCGGAAACCGCACGTACACATCCGACAAACCGGGCAAAGCCGCTAAGCGATCATCCCCGGCTGCGGCCATGAGCGGCGGCAATCAGGAATCCGAATGGCATCGAAGCGGCCCGGCGGCTGCGCTCGAGATCCGCCTGCCGCTCGTCACCGACCGGGAAGCCCAAGGCGTCATCTCGGTTTTCTTTCCTTCCCGCGAGATGACGATGGCGATCCGCAGTCTGCAGCAGGCCTTGCTCTCGGTCGCGCTGATCGGCATCGCGCTGGCCTTTTCCGTCTCCTGGATTTGGGGCCGACGATTGACCCGGCCGCTGAAGGAGCTGGTGCGCGGCACCGAGCAGGTCGCGGCAGGAAATTACTCGGCCGCGGTCGGGATCGACTCCAAAGACGAGATCGGCGTTCTCGCCGCTTCTTTCAACCGCATGCTGGAAGAGCTCGGCCGGTCCAAAGCCGAGGTCGAGAGCTACCGCCGGGAGCTCGAGCGGAAATTCGCCGAGCGCAGCAAAGAGCTGGCCGACACGGAGAAGAAACGCGCGGCGATGGCGCACATGATCGCCCACGACCTCAAGAATCCCCTTCTCGGGATCAAGAAAACTCTGGAGCGCCTCGATCAGACGCCGCCGGAAACGAACGGCGGCCAGCGCAAAAAAATCCTTCAAGACCTGGTCAGCGCAGGCGACCTCGTTCTCGGAATGGTCAACGAGATGCTCGATATTTACCGCTCCGATTTCGGCGACCTGCCGCTCGCCCTCGGCCCGCTTCGGGTCGACGAGCCGATTCAGACGAGCCTCAGGATCCTCGGCCCCGAGATCGAGGAAAAGAACCTCGAGATCGTGGTCCGCTCCGCCGCTGCCGACATTATTTTGACCGCCGACAAAAGAAGATTGACGCGCCTGCTCATCAACCTACTGAGCAACGCCATCAAGTTTTCACCGCACCAAAGCCGCATTCAAATATCGACGGCGCTGGTCGGGAGCGACGAGGGACGCGGACCCTCAGCGGTCATTCGCGTCGAGGACGAGGGCGACGGCATTCCCGAAAACGACCTGCCGAAGATTTTCGACGCATTCTACTCGCGCGACCAGGGAAAGCTCGAAACCGGGACCGGCCTCGGCCTCCCCTACTGCAAGCTTGTGGCCGAGGCGCACCGTGGAAAGATCTGGGCTGAAAGCCGGCCCGGCGGCGGCTTCGCGGTTTCAGTCGCCCTGCCATTGAACCCCGAGGAGGAGCAACAGGCCTATGCCGATCAAGATCATGATCGCCGATGA